In one window of Amblyomma americanum isolate KBUSLIRL-KWMA chromosome 9, ASM5285725v1, whole genome shotgun sequence DNA:
- the LOC144104986 gene encoding uncharacterized protein LOC144104986, which produces MTSLAGLAVFTLLCAVAAGDDHTFDFYQESQYTPVLTYECYRTGVTLEPENAVNFTILWDGTEAGNDKAVATTWYALNGTMDQYTTGAFDYEYDEETSSIQIKSSDVEEHFLELIKPLNGLCYYLKLTITSQNNRVVYKLYDVDSACGNAAATLRLVDPQRKKRFIFSRDVPEPVYPCRKVQFCAP; this is translated from the exons ATGACTAGCCTGGCGGGACTGGCCGTCTTCACGCTGCTTTGTGCAGTCGCTGCCGGTGACGACCACACCTTCGATTTTTACCAG GAATCGCAGTACACACCTGTTCTCACGTACGAATGCTACCGGACTGGTGTCACACTTGAGCCCGAGAACGCGGTGAACTTCACTATTCTCTGGGACGGCACTGAAGCAGGCAACGACAAGGCAGTAGCCACGACGTGGTACGCACTAAACGGAACTATGGATCAGTACACCAC AGGTGCATTTGACTACGAGTACGACGAGGAAACGTCTTCAATTCAAATAAAATCTTCTG ATGTGGAGGAGCATTTCCTTGAACTCATTAAACCACTGAACGGTTTATGCTACTACCTCAAGTTAA CCATTACGAGCCAGAACAACCGCGTCGTTTACAAGCTGTACGACGTCGACTCTGCCTGCGGAAATGCTGCCGCTACGCTGCGCCTTGTTGACCCGCAGAGAAAGAAAAGATTTATTTTTTCTAGGGATGTTCCTGAGCCAGTCTACCCCTGCAGGAAGGTTCAGTTCTGTGCACCGTAA